From the genome of Haloterrigena sp. KLK7, one region includes:
- a CDS encoding DUF354 domain-containing protein, whose product MTASSHPSSTETKRVVVTIQHPGHVHFFRHPIEELRARGHEVYVFARESDVAIDLLEAYDIDHEVLAGTSDSLVSMAAVQATYEAKLLRRARRIDPDVITAIGGVAAAHVASVLRTTSVVFYDTEHATLVTKLAYPFADVICTPSCYRGEIGSKQVTYPGYHELAYLHPDRFDPDPAVLESVGLAPDDRFAVVRLSSWEASHDVGHDGFDDPREVVDRLEDAGAEVLLSAEGEPPAALAEYGFETAPERLHDLLAYADVVLSEGATTAAEAAVLGTPAVYVNPLSLGYTTELDSEYGLLFEYTGERRHDRGLDRAASVLEEPTETWAQRHQRLLSERIDVTDLVVEQIETHARTSTPDRPPSATNPTES is encoded by the coding sequence ATGACGGCATCCTCCCACCCGAGCTCGACGGAGACGAAGCGAGTCGTCGTGACGATCCAGCATCCGGGTCACGTCCACTTCTTTCGCCATCCCATCGAGGAGCTCCGGGCCCGCGGCCACGAGGTCTACGTCTTCGCCCGCGAGAGCGACGTGGCGATCGACCTCCTCGAGGCCTACGACATCGATCACGAGGTGCTCGCCGGTACGTCCGACTCGCTGGTCTCGATGGCCGCGGTTCAGGCGACCTACGAGGCGAAGCTGCTGCGACGGGCCCGCCGGATCGATCCGGACGTCATCACGGCCATCGGCGGCGTCGCCGCCGCCCACGTCGCGTCAGTGCTTCGGACGACGAGCGTCGTCTTCTACGACACCGAACACGCGACGCTCGTCACGAAGCTCGCCTACCCGTTCGCGGACGTGATCTGCACGCCGTCGTGCTATCGGGGGGAGATCGGCTCGAAACAGGTGACGTATCCGGGCTATCACGAACTCGCCTACCTCCACCCTGACCGATTCGATCCGGACCCGGCCGTCCTCGAGTCGGTCGGACTGGCTCCCGACGATCGGTTCGCCGTCGTTCGACTCAGCAGCTGGGAGGCGTCCCACGACGTCGGCCACGACGGGTTCGACGATCCCCGCGAGGTCGTCGATCGGCTCGAGGACGCCGGCGCCGAGGTCCTGCTCTCGGCCGAGGGCGAACCGCCCGCGGCGCTCGCGGAGTACGGGTTCGAGACGGCGCCAGAGCGGCTCCACGATCTGCTCGCGTACGCCGACGTCGTCCTGAGCGAGGGCGCGACGACCGCGGCGGAAGCCGCCGTCCTCGGAACGCCGGCAGTCTACGTCAATCCGCTCTCGCTGGGATACACGACGGAGCTCGACTCCGAGTACGGCCTCCTGTTCGAGTACACCGGCGAGCGGCGACACGACCGCGGGCTCGATCGGGCCGCGTCGGTCCTCGAAGAGCCGACCGAAACGTGGGCGCAACGCCACCAGCGACTGCTGTCGGAACGGATCGACGTAACCGACCTCGTCGTCGAACAGATAGAAACACACGCGCGAACATCCACACCGGATCGCCCGCCGTCCGCAACGAATCCGACCGAATCATGA
- a CDS encoding DUF1616 domain-containing protein, which translates to MSDSQWWFLDLAAVIAFTGGLTFGIVSGIDGVIRTAIALPIVLCLPGYAFVSILFPSESADEYQPFDRQKTGLETPRLVTGGLESIERFVLSVVFSIALVPTVALFASVTPRGITAETVLLGLASLTVVLSLIAIVARYRCPSERRFSPSVSAGSLFFSRERPRAYERLDPRPYNLAIAVGLVVLLASAGFAAINPPQGDGFTELSVETENVTNVTDETETLYNSTYTAGQAEDLQVTITNQEHAERDYTTVVLLERTEGDGDNVTVAERDELARASVTIADGEAREQTLEITPTMTGDDLRLTVLLYEGEPPSEPTSENAYRTMHLPVVVE; encoded by the coding sequence ATGAGCGACAGTCAATGGTGGTTTCTCGATCTGGCAGCGGTGATCGCGTTCACCGGCGGCCTCACGTTCGGCATCGTTTCCGGAATCGATGGCGTGATACGAACCGCGATAGCGCTCCCGATCGTTCTCTGTCTTCCCGGATATGCGTTCGTCTCGATCCTGTTTCCGTCCGAATCGGCTGACGAGTACCAGCCGTTCGACAGGCAGAAGACCGGACTCGAGACGCCGCGTCTGGTGACCGGCGGACTCGAGTCGATCGAACGGTTCGTCCTGTCGGTCGTGTTTAGCATCGCCCTCGTTCCGACGGTTGCCCTTTTCGCGTCCGTTACCCCTCGGGGTATCACCGCGGAAACGGTACTCCTCGGGCTTGCATCGCTGACCGTCGTCCTGTCACTGATCGCGATCGTGGCTCGCTACCGGTGTCCGTCGGAGCGACGGTTCTCGCCGTCGGTATCGGCGGGGTCGCTATTCTTCTCCCGGGAGCGACCGAGAGCCTACGAGCGACTCGATCCGCGACCGTACAACCTCGCGATCGCCGTCGGACTGGTGGTGCTGCTCGCGAGTGCCGGGTTCGCGGCTATCAACCCGCCACAGGGCGACGGCTTCACTGAGCTTTCGGTCGAAACCGAGAACGTCACGAACGTCACGGACGAGACCGAGACGCTGTACAACTCGACGTACACCGCCGGCCAGGCCGAGGACCTGCAGGTGACGATCACGAATCAGGAGCACGCCGAACGCGACTACACGACGGTCGTCTTGCTCGAGCGAACCGAGGGCGACGGTGACAACGTGACCGTCGCGGAACGTGACGAACTCGCCCGAGCGTCCGTGACGATCGCCGACGGTGAGGCGCGCGAGCAGACGCTCGAGATCACGCCGACGATGACGGGCGACGACCTCCGGTTGACGGTGCTGCTCTACGAGGGCGAGCCGCCGTCGGAGCCAACGTCCGAGAACGCCTACCGGACTATGCACCTCCCGGTCGTGGTAGAATAG
- a CDS encoding glycosyltransferase gives MNVLQLVTSPRPFFDHQVSVLEERGIDCTVRTVPGADDAGGRSPADYARFYPAVLSEIRSAEYDLVHANYGLTTPFAFAQPTRPVVVSLWGTDLMSDRSWLRTISRYAARGADAAIVPSRPMSEALETDHHVIPFGVDTEQFRPIPQAEARERVGWETDQPIALFPYDTERAVKDFPRARRLVERVDVDLELRPVSGVDHEEMPYYMNASDVLLVTSNRESGPMVVKEAAACNLPIVSTDVGFVRETIGDVANCVVSDDDEALVAGLERVATVRGRSDGRDVIDGLRLEELGDRLHEVYRRVLERPDCSSQPTGVGHGT, from the coding sequence ATGAACGTACTCCAGCTGGTCACCTCGCCGCGACCGTTTTTCGACCACCAGGTATCGGTCCTCGAGGAGCGCGGCATCGACTGTACCGTCCGCACCGTTCCCGGAGCGGACGACGCCGGCGGCCGATCGCCGGCGGACTACGCCCGGTTCTACCCGGCCGTCCTCTCGGAGATTCGCTCGGCCGAGTACGATCTGGTCCACGCGAACTACGGACTCACGACGCCGTTCGCGTTCGCCCAGCCGACCCGCCCCGTCGTGGTGAGTCTCTGGGGCACGGACCTGATGAGCGACCGCTCGTGGCTCCGGACGATCAGCCGATACGCGGCTCGCGGAGCCGACGCCGCGATCGTTCCGAGCCGACCCATGTCCGAGGCACTCGAGACCGACCACCACGTAATCCCCTTCGGCGTCGACACCGAGCAGTTCAGGCCGATTCCCCAGGCGGAGGCCCGCGAGCGTGTCGGCTGGGAGACCGACCAGCCGATCGCGCTCTTCCCGTACGACACCGAGCGTGCGGTCAAGGACTTCCCCCGCGCGCGTCGGCTCGTCGAACGGGTCGACGTCGACCTCGAGTTGCGTCCGGTCTCCGGCGTCGACCACGAGGAGATGCCCTACTACATGAACGCCAGCGACGTCCTCCTCGTCACGTCGAACCGCGAGAGCGGACCGATGGTCGTCAAAGAGGCCGCCGCGTGTAACCTGCCGATCGTCTCGACCGACGTCGGTTTCGTCCGCGAGACGATCGGCGACGTGGCCAATTGCGTCGTCAGCGACGACGACGAGGCGCTGGTCGCGGGCCTCGAGCGGGTCGCCACCGTTCGCGGTCGGTCCGACGGCCGCGACGTCATCGACGGACTGCGCCTCGAGGAGCTGGGCGACCGGCTCCACGAGGTGTACCGCCGCGTCCTCGAGCGCCCCGACTGCTCGAGTCAGCCGACGGGGGTGGGCCATGGGACGTAA